The Acidobacteriota bacterium genome has a segment encoding these proteins:
- a CDS encoding class I SAM-dependent methyltransferase: protein MSTRQIKKTTSERRDLEIRRQLYGGDAFARLDEGDDRGFYEVDRTVQHLDQRALDTVTAVIESLVVEGRPCVLDLMASWDSHLPACLDPQRVIGLGLNRRELAANHRLDQRIVHDLNKNPHLPFPEASFDVVINTVSIDYLIKPFEVVAEVARILRPGGLFLVIFSNRFFPEKVVQVWRTASEAERVLIVRDYLSSSPLLTPPQDFASLGRPRPKGDRYAGLGLPSDPVFAVWAERTGSPSDRPHRHPPVIESPEIPKAEVLEARRGSVASSLKCPYCNERLRKWSVPQTPFTEWDVAFMYICFNDRCPYVVRGWDAMERQGNRGMSYRLMYNPASDRCMPVPVPSLNALRDGIVDESR, encoded by the coding sequence GTGAGCACACGGCAGATCAAAAAGACCACATCCGAGCGTCGTGACCTGGAAATTCGGCGCCAGCTCTACGGTGGAGATGCCTTCGCGCGCCTCGATGAAGGCGATGACCGAGGTTTTTATGAAGTCGACCGCACTGTCCAGCACCTCGACCAAAGGGCTTTGGATACGGTGACCGCAGTTATTGAGTCGCTGGTGGTCGAGGGGCGTCCTTGTGTGCTCGATCTCATGGCAAGCTGGGACTCGCACCTACCGGCATGCCTCGATCCACAACGGGTCATCGGCCTTGGACTCAACCGCCGCGAACTCGCCGCCAACCATCGTCTCGATCAGCGCATCGTTCACGACCTCAACAAAAATCCTCACCTCCCGTTTCCGGAGGCGTCCTTCGACGTCGTGATCAACACCGTGTCGATCGATTACCTCATCAAACCGTTTGAGGTCGTCGCCGAGGTTGCCCGGATCCTGCGCCCGGGCGGTCTTTTCCTGGTCATCTTCTCGAATCGGTTCTTCCCGGAAAAAGTCGTCCAAGTCTGGCGCACGGCGAGTGAAGCGGAGCGGGTGCTGATAGTCCGGGATTACCTGAGCTCGAGTCCGCTGTTGACGCCGCCTCAGGATTTCGCATCGCTCGGTCGACCGCGTCCAAAGGGCGATCGCTACGCTGGCCTCGGTCTTCCGAGCGACCCGGTTTTCGCGGTCTGGGCGGAACGTACCGGTTCACCAAGCGACCGACCCCACCGCCACCCACCTGTCATCGAATCCCCCGAGATTCCGAAGGCCGAGGTCCTCGAGGCGCGCCGAGGCTCCGTTGCCAGCTCTCTGAAATGTCCCTACTGCAATGAACGCCTCCGCAAATGGTCGGTCCCGCAGACGCCATTCACGGAATGGGATGTCGCGTTCATGTACATCTGCTTCAACGACCGATGCCCGTACGTGGTGCGAGGTTGGGATGCGATGGAGCGCCAGGGCAACCGCGGTATGTCCTACCGCCTGATGTACAACCCGGCCAGTGATCGCTGCATGCCGGTTCCAGTTCCGAGCCTCAACGCCCTACGAGACGGCATTGTCGACGAAAGCAGGTGA
- a CDS encoding DUF523 domain-containing protein, whose product MDSQHLPEPSWRAWHDDEPIRLGISSCLLGAKVRYDGGHKRDRYLTDALGEWFRWVPVCPELEIGLGVPRPTIRLLQAYPHPRLEEPISGQDLTERMETYAREKVVELISKDLDGLIPKRASPSCGIERVKVFGKGGMPSKKGVGVFARVLMEHWPNLPVEEEGRLNDAHLRELMLRNRV is encoded by the coding sequence ATGGATTCGCAACACCTGCCCGAGCCGTCGTGGCGCGCCTGGCACGACGATGAGCCGATACGACTGGGAATATCGTCGTGCCTTCTCGGCGCCAAGGTCCGGTACGACGGCGGGCACAAGCGGGACCGATATCTGACCGACGCGCTCGGCGAGTGGTTTCGATGGGTGCCGGTCTGTCCCGAGCTCGAGATCGGTCTCGGAGTCCCGCGGCCGACGATCCGCCTCCTACAGGCCTACCCTCACCCGCGTCTCGAAGAGCCGATTTCGGGCCAGGACCTGACCGAGCGCATGGAGACTTACGCACGCGAAAAGGTGGTCGAGCTGATTTCGAAGGACCTCGACGGTCTCATCCCCAAACGCGCCTCTCCGAGTTGCGGCATTGAACGGGTCAAGGTTTTCGGGAAGGGCGGCATGCCGTCGAAGAAAGGCGTCGGTGTCTTCGCCCGGGTCTTGATGGAACACTGGCCCAACCTTCCGGTAGAGGAGGAGGGCCGGCTCAACGACGCCCATCTGCGCGAGCTGATGCTCAGGAATCGCGTATAG